A genomic region of Streptomyces sp. R33 contains the following coding sequences:
- a CDS encoding ABC transporter ATP-binding protein, whose protein sequence is MTDKTAGGDVRLAGISKHYGSFTAVHPLDLTIPQGSFFALLGASGCGKTTTLRMIAGLEEPSTGTVHLGDREVTQLPPYKRPVNTVFQSYALFPHLNIYENVAFGLRRRGIKSVKKQVEDMLELVELGQFAQRKPHQLSGGQQQRVAVARALINHPQVLLLDEPLGALDLKLRRQMQLELKRIQTEVGITFVHVTHDQEEAMTMADTVAVMNGGRVEQLGAPAELYENPKTTFVANFLGTSNLIEAEVLEAGGSDVMVSSAGTKLRLPAARCSTTPKAGGKLLVGVRPEKISLVHAEDEDTVAAGRNQVRGTIAASSFIGVSTQYVIDSPVCPELEVYVQNIERDARLAPGAEVVLHWNPEHTFGLDAAQDIDAGIETVEESA, encoded by the coding sequence ATGACTGACAAGACCGCGGGCGGCGACGTCCGCCTCGCCGGGATCAGCAAGCACTACGGCTCGTTCACCGCCGTGCACCCGCTGGATCTCACCATCCCCCAGGGCTCCTTCTTCGCCCTGCTCGGCGCCTCGGGCTGCGGGAAGACCACCACCCTGCGCATGATCGCCGGCCTGGAGGAGCCCTCCACCGGAACGGTCCACCTCGGGGACCGGGAGGTCACCCAGCTGCCGCCGTACAAGCGCCCCGTCAACACGGTGTTCCAGAGCTATGCGCTGTTCCCGCACCTGAACATCTACGAGAACGTGGCCTTCGGCCTGCGCCGCCGCGGCATCAAGTCCGTCAAGAAGCAGGTCGAGGACATGCTCGAGCTGGTCGAGCTGGGCCAGTTCGCCCAGCGCAAGCCGCACCAGCTCTCCGGCGGCCAGCAGCAGCGCGTGGCCGTCGCCCGCGCGCTCATCAACCACCCGCAGGTGCTGCTCCTCGACGAACCCCTCGGCGCCCTCGACCTCAAGCTGCGCCGCCAGATGCAGCTGGAGCTGAAGAGGATCCAGACCGAGGTCGGCATCACCTTCGTGCACGTCACGCACGACCAGGAGGAGGCCATGACCATGGCCGACACGGTCGCCGTGATGAACGGCGGCCGCGTCGAGCAGCTGGGCGCCCCCGCCGAGCTGTACGAGAACCCGAAGACCACCTTCGTCGCCAACTTCCTCGGCACCTCGAACCTCATCGAGGCCGAGGTCCTGGAGGCCGGCGGCTCCGATGTCATGGTCAGCTCGGCCGGCACGAAGCTGCGGCTGCCCGCGGCCCGATGTTCGACCACGCCCAAGGCCGGCGGAAAGCTGCTGGTCGGGGTGCGTCCCGAGAAGATATCCCTGGTCCACGCGGAGGACGAGGACACCGTCGCGGCCGGCCGCAACCAGGTCCGCGGCACGATAGCCGCCTCCTCCTTCATCGGCGTCTCCACCCAGTACGTCATCGACAGCCCCGTCTGCCCGGAGCTGGAGGTGTACGTCCAGAACATCGAGCGGGACGCGCGCCTCGCCCCCGGCGCCGAGGTCGTCCTGCACTGGAACCCGGAGCACACCTTCGGCCTCGACGCCGCCCAGGACATAGACGCCGGCATCGAGACGGTCGAGGAGAGCGCATGA
- a CDS encoding spermidine/putrescine ABC transporter substrate-binding protein has translation MEQFESDRLSAAQLAAMRRSLTSGRGALTRRSLLRASGVGALTLGGLASLSACGIPPAKRAGDTAVASDDHSDQEKEINFSNWTEYMDTSEDEKTHPTLEEFTKRTGIKVKYTEDINDNVEFFGKVRPQLAAGQDTGRDLIVVTDWLAARIIRLGWAQKLDPSHLPHAYANLIPQFRTPDWDPGRSYSYPWTGIDTVIAYNEKATGGKKVDSVTQLLDDPSLKGRVGFLTEMRDSVGMTLLDQGKDPANFTTADFDAAIGRLQKGVDTKQIRRFTGNDYTSDLDKGDLAACLAWAGDIIQLQAGNPDIKYAIPAPGYITSSDNLLVPAHARHKANAEKLIDFYYEPPIAAQLAAFISYVCPVEGVKEDLAKIDPELADNPLIIPDKAMAAKAHAFRSLTSEEETAYEEKFAKLIGA, from the coding sequence ATGGAGCAGTTCGAGTCCGACCGCCTCTCGGCGGCCCAACTCGCCGCGATGCGGCGCAGCCTCACCAGTGGGCGGGGCGCCCTGACCCGCCGCTCACTGCTGCGCGCCTCCGGGGTCGGCGCGCTCACCCTCGGCGGTCTGGCCTCCCTGTCCGCGTGCGGCATCCCGCCCGCCAAGCGCGCGGGCGACACGGCCGTGGCCTCCGACGACCACTCGGACCAGGAGAAGGAGATCAACTTCTCCAACTGGACCGAGTACATGGACACCAGCGAGGACGAGAAGACCCACCCCACGCTGGAGGAGTTCACCAAGCGCACCGGGATCAAGGTCAAGTACACCGAGGACATCAACGACAACGTCGAGTTCTTCGGCAAGGTCCGCCCGCAGCTGGCGGCAGGCCAGGACACCGGCCGCGACCTGATCGTCGTCACCGACTGGCTCGCCGCCCGCATCATCCGGCTCGGCTGGGCGCAGAAGCTGGACCCCTCCCACCTCCCGCACGCCTACGCCAACCTGATCCCGCAGTTCCGCACTCCCGACTGGGACCCGGGCCGCTCGTACAGCTACCCCTGGACCGGCATCGACACCGTCATCGCCTACAACGAGAAGGCGACCGGCGGCAAGAAGGTCGACTCCGTCACGCAGCTGCTCGACGACCCCTCCCTCAAGGGCCGCGTCGGCTTCCTCACCGAGATGCGCGACAGCGTCGGCATGACCCTGCTCGACCAGGGCAAGGACCCGGCGAACTTCACCACCGCCGACTTCGACGCGGCCATCGGCCGGCTCCAGAAGGGCGTGGACACCAAGCAGATCCGCCGCTTCACGGGCAACGACTACACGTCGGACCTCGACAAGGGCGACCTCGCCGCCTGCCTGGCCTGGGCCGGCGACATCATCCAGCTCCAGGCCGGCAACCCGGACATCAAGTACGCGATCCCGGCGCCCGGTTACATCACCTCCAGCGACAACCTGCTGGTCCCCGCCCACGCCCGGCACAAGGCCAACGCCGAGAAGCTCATCGACTTCTACTACGAGCCGCCGATAGCCGCCCAGCTGGCCGCGTTCATCAGCTACGTCTGCCCGGTCGAAGGCGTCAAGGAAGACCTTGCGAAGATCGACCCCGAGCTCGCGGACAACCCCTTGATCATTCCGGACAAGGCGATGGCGGCCAAGGCCCACGCCTTCCGCTCCCTCACCAGTGAGGAAGAGACCGCGTACGAAGAGAAGTTCGCCAAGCTCATCGGAGCCTGA
- a CDS encoding gamma-aminobutyraldehyde dehydrogenase gives MGNRFQVKDRFADGAQYIDGQLRSGTSGRSHTIVNPATGEDVLTYELASTADVDAAVAAAKRAFPAWAAATPGERSDALHRLAAVLAEQAEDFAYAESLQCGKPIKLSTEFDVPGTIDNTAFFAGAARHLQGQAAAEYSGDHTSYVRREAIGVVGSIAPWNYPLQMAAWKILPAIAAGNTIVLKPAELTPLTSLMFAQAAKDAGLPDGVVNIVTGAGRDAGEHLVGHPDVVMTSFTGSTAVGKRVAEIATATVKRLHLELGGKAPFLVFDDADLEAAAHGAVAASLINTGQDCTAATRAYVQRPLHDAFVARVAELMETVRLGDPFDPATDLGPLVSHAQRDRVAGFVERARGYATVVTGGGIPGGELAEGAYYRPTLVSGAAQDSEVVQSEIFGPVLVVLPFDTDDEGIELANDTPYGLAASAWSRDVYRAGRATREIKAGCVWVNDHIPIISEMPHGGYKASGFGKDMSAYSFEEYTQVKHVMYDNTAVAAKDWHRTIFGDRI, from the coding sequence ATGGGTAATCGCTTCCAGGTCAAGGACCGCTTCGCAGACGGCGCGCAGTACATCGACGGGCAGCTCAGGTCCGGTACCTCCGGCCGGTCGCACACCATCGTGAACCCTGCGACGGGCGAGGACGTGCTCACGTACGAGCTCGCCTCCACCGCCGACGTCGACGCGGCCGTGGCCGCCGCCAAGCGGGCCTTCCCGGCCTGGGCCGCGGCCACTCCCGGTGAGCGTTCGGACGCCCTGCACCGGCTGGCCGCCGTGCTGGCCGAGCAGGCGGAGGACTTCGCGTACGCCGAGTCCCTGCAGTGCGGCAAGCCGATCAAGCTGTCCACCGAGTTCGACGTACCGGGGACCATCGACAACACCGCCTTCTTCGCGGGCGCCGCCCGCCATCTGCAGGGACAGGCGGCAGCTGAATACTCAGGAGACCACACCTCCTACGTACGCCGCGAGGCCATCGGGGTCGTCGGCTCCATCGCGCCCTGGAACTATCCGCTCCAGATGGCCGCCTGGAAGATCCTCCCGGCGATCGCCGCGGGCAACACGATCGTCCTGAAGCCGGCCGAGCTCACCCCACTCACCTCCCTGATGTTCGCCCAGGCGGCCAAGGACGCGGGCCTGCCCGACGGCGTGGTCAACATCGTCACCGGCGCCGGCCGCGACGCGGGCGAGCACCTGGTCGGCCACCCGGACGTGGTCATGACCTCCTTCACCGGCTCCACCGCCGTCGGCAAGCGGGTCGCCGAGATCGCCACCGCCACCGTCAAGCGGCTCCACCTGGAGCTCGGCGGCAAGGCGCCCTTCCTGGTCTTCGACGACGCCGACCTGGAGGCCGCCGCGCACGGCGCCGTCGCCGCGTCCCTGATCAACACCGGCCAGGACTGCACCGCCGCCACCCGCGCGTACGTCCAGCGCCCCCTGCACGACGCCTTCGTCGCCCGCGTCGCCGAGCTGATGGAGACCGTCCGCCTCGGCGACCCCTTCGACCCGGCCACCGACCTCGGCCCGCTGGTCTCGCACGCCCAGCGCGACCGGGTCGCCGGCTTCGTGGAGCGCGCCCGTGGCTACGCCACCGTCGTCACCGGCGGCGGGATCCCGGGCGGCGAACTCGCCGAGGGCGCGTACTACCGGCCCACCCTCGTCTCCGGCGCCGCGCAGGACAGTGAGGTCGTCCAGTCCGAGATCTTCGGGCCGGTCCTCGTCGTCCTGCCCTTCGACACCGACGACGAGGGCATCGAGCTGGCCAACGACACCCCGTACGGCCTCGCCGCCTCCGCCTGGAGCCGCGACGTCTACCGGGCCGGCCGGGCCACCCGCGAGATCAAGGCGGGCTGCGTCTGGGTCAACGACCACATTCCGATCATCAGCGAGATGCCCCACGGCGGCTACAAGGCGAGTGGCTTCGGAAAGGACATGAGCGCCTACTCCTTCGAGGAGTACACGCAGGTCAAACACGTGATGTACGACAACACCGCGGTGGCCGCCAAGGACTGGCACCGCACCATTTTCGGGGACCGCATCTAA
- a CDS encoding NADAR family protein has translation MEMIDKLIEQVSRGERVKYLPFWGHRPRPDGTLGPSCMSQWWPSEFTVGDVRYATAEHWMMAGKARLFGDAEAERAALEAKTPAEAKKIGRLVRGFDGEIWERERFALVVEGSVHKFASTPQLRAYLLSTGNRVLVEASPMDRIWGIGLAADDERALDPSRWRGLNLLGFALMEARDRLRTDAV, from the coding sequence ATGGAGATGATCGACAAGTTGATCGAGCAGGTCAGCCGCGGTGAGCGGGTGAAGTACCTGCCGTTCTGGGGGCACCGGCCGCGTCCGGACGGGACCCTCGGGCCCAGCTGCATGAGCCAGTGGTGGCCCTCGGAGTTCACCGTGGGTGATGTCCGGTATGCCACGGCCGAGCACTGGATGATGGCCGGCAAGGCCCGGCTGTTCGGGGACGCCGAAGCGGAGCGCGCGGCCCTGGAGGCGAAGACCCCGGCGGAGGCCAAGAAGATCGGCCGGCTGGTGCGCGGCTTCGACGGGGAGATATGGGAACGGGAGCGGTTCGCGCTCGTGGTGGAGGGCAGCGTGCACAAGTTCGCGTCCACCCCCCAGCTGCGCGCGTACCTGCTGTCCACCGGGAACCGGGTGCTGGTGGAGGCGAGCCCGATGGACCGCATCTGGGGCATCGGGCTGGCGGCGGACGACGAGCGCGCCCTGGACCCGTCGCGCTGGCGCGGCCTGAACCTGCTGGGCTTCGCCCTGATGGAGGCCCGCGACCGGCTGCGCACGGACGCCGTCTGA
- a CDS encoding TROVE domain-containing protein encodes MARFNLRAPKKVSAAAGPTSPVRSTGRTANHQGSRGFARDPRSELFLLAVANFVTQRTFYESGEARDDRFCALVRRLAVEDPAWTAGLLGWLRTDANMRTASLVGAAEYVKARLDAGATDGPSNRQVVDSVLRRADEPGELLAYWTATYGRNVPKPVKRGVADAVRRLYSGSSLLKYDTASKGFRFGDVLNLVHASPDPAKAWQGELFRYALDRRHHPETAQVPAGNRTLLAHRELMELPVEERRAVVTAPDGAERLAAAGMTWEALAGWLQGPMDATAWEAVIPSMGAMALLRNLRNFDQAGVSDAVAAQVAAKVSDPEVVARSRQFPFRYLAAYQHAPSLRWAYPLEQALGHSLANVPALPGRTLVLVDRSGSMWAPLSDRSQLNRADAAAVFGTALALRAEDADLVQFGTDSKQVPYDRGESVLKVLERFEDLGGTYTAEAVRRYYKGHDRVLIVTDEQATYHYGGDPTALVPDEVPVYTWNLAGYRAGHAPSGSGNRHTFGGLTDAAFRMVSLLEGGRDADWPWVAQAR; translated from the coding sequence ATGGCTCGCTTCAACCTGCGCGCGCCCAAGAAGGTTTCCGCGGCCGCGGGGCCCACCTCGCCCGTGCGCTCCACCGGCCGCACCGCCAACCACCAGGGCAGCCGCGGCTTCGCCCGCGACCCGCGCTCCGAGCTGTTCCTGCTCGCCGTCGCCAACTTCGTGACGCAGCGGACGTTCTACGAGAGCGGCGAGGCCCGCGACGACCGGTTCTGCGCACTCGTGCGCCGCCTCGCCGTCGAGGACCCCGCGTGGACCGCCGGCCTGCTCGGCTGGCTGCGCACGGACGCGAACATGCGCACCGCCTCGCTGGTCGGAGCGGCCGAGTACGTCAAGGCGCGGCTCGACGCCGGAGCCACGGACGGGCCTTCGAACCGCCAGGTCGTGGACTCCGTACTGCGGCGCGCGGACGAGCCCGGTGAGCTGCTGGCCTACTGGACGGCGACGTACGGGCGGAACGTGCCCAAGCCGGTCAAGCGCGGTGTCGCGGATGCCGTCCGCCGGCTCTACTCCGGCAGCTCGCTGCTGAAGTACGACACCGCCTCCAAGGGCTTCCGCTTCGGCGACGTGCTGAACCTCGTGCACGCCTCCCCCGATCCCGCCAAGGCCTGGCAGGGCGAGCTGTTCCGGTACGCCCTCGACCGCCGCCACCACCCGGAGACGGCGCAGGTGCCGGCCGGCAACCGCACCCTGCTCGCCCACCGGGAGCTCATGGAGCTGCCGGTGGAGGAGCGCCGGGCCGTGGTCACCGCGCCGGACGGGGCCGAGCGGCTCGCCGCCGCGGGCATGACCTGGGAGGCGCTGGCCGGCTGGCTCCAGGGGCCGATGGACGCGACCGCCTGGGAGGCGGTCATCCCGTCCATGGGCGCGATGGCGCTGCTGCGGAACCTGCGCAACTTCGACCAGGCAGGCGTCTCGGACGCGGTGGCCGCGCAGGTCGCGGCGAAGGTCTCCGATCCGGAGGTCGTCGCCCGGTCCCGGCAGTTCCCCTTCCGCTACCTGGCCGCCTATCAGCACGCGCCCTCGCTGCGCTGGGCGTACCCGCTGGAGCAGGCGCTCGGGCACTCGCTGGCCAACGTACCGGCCCTGCCCGGCCGGACGCTGGTCCTCGTGGACCGCTCGGGGTCGATGTGGGCGCCGTTGTCGGACCGCTCGCAGCTCAACCGGGCCGACGCGGCGGCCGTGTTCGGCACCGCGCTGGCACTGCGCGCCGAGGACGCGGACCTGGTGCAGTTCGGGACGGACAGCAAGCAGGTCCCGTACGACCGGGGCGAGTCCGTACTGAAGGTGCTGGAGCGGTTCGAGGACCTCGGCGGTACCTACACGGCCGAGGCGGTCCGGCGCTACTACAAGGGACACGACCGGGTCCTGATCGTCACGGACGAGCAGGCGACGTACCACTACGGCGGTGACCCGACGGCCCTCGTGCCGGACGAGGTCCCCGTGTACACCTGGAACCTGGCCGGGTACCGGGCGGGCCACGCGCCCTCCGGGTCCGGGAACCGGCACACCTTCGGCGGACTCACCGATGCGGCCTTCCGCATGGTGTCCCTGCTCGAGGGGGGCCGGGACGCCGACTGGCCGTGGGTGGCGCAGGCCCGGTAA
- a CDS encoding DUF4190 domain-containing protein, whose translation MTDQSPEPRDPWAPPERPAVELGKPQATPGVPGSPSVHDQPTIAGMPGADFPPAQIPGPTPIQAPAPTPEPAPTLPPAYGYPAQPDPGGYAYPGPPPAQPAYGYPGYQGYPGYPAYQQKSNGFGVTALVLGIVGVVTCYLGVLFGVPAVIFGALGRGKARRGEADNGSMALAGIILGAVSILISILMIALVIAGVLLGDPDGDSDFDSPASRTRIRENV comes from the coding sequence ATGACCGATCAGAGCCCCGAGCCGAGGGACCCGTGGGCGCCGCCGGAGCGGCCGGCGGTGGAACTCGGCAAACCGCAGGCCACACCGGGCGTGCCGGGTTCGCCGTCCGTGCACGACCAGCCCACGATCGCGGGGATGCCGGGGGCCGACTTCCCGCCGGCGCAGATACCGGGGCCGACGCCGATACAGGCTCCGGCGCCCACGCCCGAGCCTGCCCCGACGCTGCCGCCCGCGTACGGGTACCCGGCGCAGCCGGATCCCGGGGGCTACGCGTACCCCGGACCGCCGCCCGCGCAGCCGGCGTACGGCTACCCGGGCTATCAGGGGTACCCCGGGTACCCCGCCTACCAGCAGAAGAGCAACGGCTTCGGGGTCACCGCCCTCGTCCTCGGCATCGTCGGCGTGGTCACCTGCTACCTGGGTGTCCTGTTCGGAGTCCCGGCGGTCATCTTCGGAGCCCTGGGCCGCGGCAAGGCCAGGCGCGGCGAGGCCGACAACGGCTCGATGGCACTGGCCGGGATCATCCTGGGCGCGGTCAGCATCCTGATCAGCATTCTGATGATCGCGCTCGTGATCGCCGGGGTCCTGCTCGGTGACCCGGACGGCGACTCCGACTTCGACAGCCCGGCCTCGCGGACGCGGATCCGCGAGAACGTCTGA
- a CDS encoding adenosine deaminase, with product MPDLNPFIAGLPKAELHVHHVGSASPRIVAELASRHPDSKVPTDPEALADYFTFTDFAHFIEVYLSVVDLVRTPDDVRTLTFEVARDMARQNIRYAELTITPYSSTRRGIDEKAFMEAIEDARRAAETELGVILRWCFDIPGEAGLEAAAETARLAVELRPEGLVSFGLGGPEIGVPRPQFKPYFDAARAAGLHSVPHAGETTGPETIWDSIRDLGAERIGHGTSATQDPELLAYLAEHRIALEVCPTSNIATRAVTDLDRHPVKEMVQAGVLVTINSDDPPMFGSDLNNEYAVAARLLGLDERGLAQLAKNAVEASFLDEAGKAKISAEIDTYTAAWLAR from the coding sequence ATGCCCGACCTGAACCCCTTCATCGCAGGGCTGCCCAAGGCGGAACTCCACGTCCACCACGTCGGTTCGGCCTCCCCGCGCATCGTCGCCGAACTCGCCTCCCGCCACCCCGACTCCAAGGTCCCCACCGACCCCGAGGCACTCGCCGACTACTTCACGTTCACCGACTTCGCGCACTTCATCGAGGTCTACCTCTCCGTCGTCGACCTGGTCCGCACTCCCGACGACGTACGCACCCTGACCTTCGAAGTCGCCCGCGACATGGCCCGGCAGAACATCCGCTACGCCGAGCTGACCATCACCCCGTACTCCTCCACCCGTCGGGGCATCGACGAGAAGGCCTTCATGGAGGCCATCGAGGACGCCCGCAGGGCCGCCGAGACCGAGCTCGGCGTCATCCTGCGCTGGTGCTTCGACATCCCCGGCGAGGCCGGCCTGGAGGCCGCCGCCGAGACCGCGCGCCTCGCCGTCGAACTGCGCCCGGAGGGCCTGGTCTCGTTCGGCCTCGGCGGCCCCGAGATCGGCGTCCCGCGCCCCCAGTTCAAGCCGTACTTCGACGCCGCCCGGGCCGCGGGCCTGCACAGCGTGCCGCACGCCGGCGAGACCACCGGCCCGGAGACCATCTGGGACTCGATCCGCGACCTCGGCGCCGAGCGCATCGGCCACGGCACCAGCGCCACCCAGGACCCGGAGCTCCTCGCGTACCTCGCCGAGCACCGGATCGCGCTCGAGGTCTGCCCGACCTCCAACATCGCCACGCGCGCCGTGACCGACCTGGACCGGCACCCCGTCAAGGAGATGGTGCAGGCGGGCGTGCTCGTCACCATCAACAGCGACGACCCGCCGATGTTCGGCTCGGACCTCAACAACGAGTACGCGGTCGCCGCGCGGCTGCTCGGCCTCGACGAGCGCGGGCTCGCACAGCTGGCCAAGAACGCCGTCGAGGCTTCGTTCCTGGACGAGGCCGGCAAGGCGAAGATCAGCGCGGAGATCGACACGTACACCGCCGCCTGGCTGGCGCGCTGA
- a CDS encoding glycerophosphodiester phosphodiesterase — MRTLTVVGHRGDPYRVRENTLSSIRSAFARGADAVEIDVRLTRDGEAVLLHDETLQRLWGHDVRLDAVTAPQLEELTGGGIPTLRQALTAAGAGRVMIDLPGATPESVRTVVGQVRECGARERTYYSAGPDSMLAVRAADPGAEIALTWTTLAPPRRVLIDAVAPTWLNYRFGLVSRELTDALHRDGLLVAAWTADTRRTMRRLVAAGVDSVTTNRVDALAGVRAEFGLSGR; from the coding sequence ATGCGCACCCTGACTGTCGTAGGCCACCGCGGCGATCCCTACCGTGTCCGTGAGAACACCCTGTCCTCGATCCGCTCGGCCTTCGCACGCGGAGCGGATGCTGTCGAGATCGACGTACGGCTGACCCGCGACGGGGAGGCGGTGCTGCTCCACGACGAGACGCTCCAGCGGCTGTGGGGCCATGACGTGCGGCTCGACGCCGTCACGGCCCCGCAGCTCGAGGAGTTGACGGGCGGTGGGATCCCGACGCTGCGCCAGGCCCTGACGGCGGCGGGTGCGGGCCGCGTGATGATCGACCTGCCGGGTGCGACACCCGAGTCCGTACGGACGGTCGTCGGCCAGGTCCGGGAGTGCGGGGCGCGCGAGCGTACGTACTACAGCGCGGGGCCGGACTCCATGCTGGCCGTACGCGCCGCCGATCCGGGCGCCGAGATCGCGCTGACGTGGACCACGCTGGCGCCGCCGCGCCGGGTGCTCATCGACGCGGTGGCGCCGACCTGGCTCAACTACCGCTTCGGACTGGTCAGCCGGGAACTGACGGACGCCCTGCACCGGGACGGCCTGCTCGTCGCGGCCTGGACGGCGGACACGAGGCGGACGATGCGCAGGCTGGTCGCGGCCGGGGTGGACTCCGTCACCACCAACCGGGTGGACGCGCTGGCCGGCGTACGGGCCGAGTTCGGGCTGTCCGGGCGGTGA